One genomic region from Cyanobium usitatum str. Tous encodes:
- a CDS encoding urea transporter yields MDRSVKSAFELLRDLLEPAVDLPSRLQQLLPTMGTLHQLHGPVARINPGLVSLLAGLRGMAQVIFINNPLSGLVLLLAFLVQSPWFALLALLGTAASDCTARLLGLAEGLRSEGIYGFNGALVGCAVANFAQFDSPLSSLIWAALVLLGGALTTLLLEGLGRGINRSLGLPPLTLPFILVTWGLLALASLAPAAALVLAEPVSMPELASSSQALRDGLLRSAGQVFLCSNPWSGLLVLLATALASPLAAGLGLLGALAGMATGLLLDAPLEAIAQGLWGYNGLLVAIALGGIFYAPSWASLAVGLGGAALTSLFQFCWSFTPAPGWPSLTLAFVLATWLIQLLVRRALPALLPVSLHAILTPEEHRQRFVLARTLLADFRQNLHLAITGQRRAFLVGRVPAQLRQQMSALFQRLDQDGNGVISAAELLEGLGIDPQQAGEAGVLAAQLASVLQAMDLDGDGRVDAEEFGELMLRLQRLRLGEARLLNYLLPIDANGDDRLDPAELRRLLASVGERPLNAEEESFLFSRSADGLTWLQFVDQLLLT; encoded by the coding sequence ATGGACAGGTCTGTGAAATCGGCTTTTGAGCTGCTTAGAGATTTGCTCGAGCCTGCTGTTGACCTGCCCTCCAGGCTTCAACAGCTGCTGCCCACCATGGGCACCCTGCATCAGCTGCACGGCCCTGTCGCGCGAATCAACCCCGGCCTGGTTTCGCTGCTGGCAGGTTTGCGTGGCATGGCCCAGGTGATCTTCATTAACAATCCCCTCAGCGGTCTGGTGTTGCTGCTCGCCTTCCTGGTGCAGTCGCCTTGGTTTGCCCTGTTGGCCCTGCTGGGTACCGCAGCTTCCGACTGCACAGCTCGGCTCCTCGGCTTGGCGGAGGGATTGAGGAGCGAGGGTATCTACGGCTTCAACGGCGCCTTGGTGGGCTGCGCCGTCGCCAATTTCGCCCAGTTCGATAGCCCCCTCTCCAGCCTGATTTGGGCTGCTTTGGTGCTGCTTGGTGGGGCGCTGACCACCTTGCTGCTTGAGGGGCTGGGCAGGGGAATCAACCGTTCCCTGGGGCTACCCCCACTCACCCTGCCGTTCATTCTTGTCACCTGGGGCTTGTTGGCGTTGGCTTCGCTTGCGCCGGCGGCGGCATTGGTGCTGGCCGAACCGGTCTCGATGCCCGAGCTGGCCAGCAGCTCCCAGGCCCTCAGGGATGGGCTGCTCCGATCCGCGGGTCAGGTTTTTCTCTGCTCCAACCCCTGGAGTGGCTTGCTGGTGCTACTTGCCACAGCCCTAGCCAGCCCCCTTGCCGCGGGACTGGGTTTGCTTGGTGCCCTAGCTGGCATGGCAACGGGCCTGCTGCTCGATGCCCCTTTGGAGGCGATCGCCCAGGGCCTCTGGGGATACAACGGCTTGCTGGTGGCGATTGCCTTGGGGGGGATTTTTTACGCCCCCAGCTGGGCCAGTTTGGCGGTGGGTCTGGGCGGGGCGGCTCTGACGAGCCTGTTCCAGTTTTGTTGGAGCTTCACTCCAGCTCCGGGCTGGCCTTCGCTCACCTTGGCTTTTGTGCTTGCCACCTGGCTGATTCAGCTGCTGGTGCGTCGTGCCTTGCCGGCCCTGCTTCCGGTTTCGCTGCACGCCATCTTGACCCCGGAGGAGCATCGTCAGCGCTTTGTGTTGGCCCGCACCCTGCTTGCCGATTTTCGTCAAAACCTGCACCTGGCAATCACAGGCCAGCGCCGCGCTTTTTTGGTTGGACGGGTTCCGGCGCAGCTGCGGCAACAAATGTCGGCCTTGTTTCAGCGACTCGATCAAGACGGCAATGGCGTTATCAGTGCGGCGGAGCTGCTCGAGGGTCTGGGGATTGATCCCCAGCAAGCCGGAGAGGCTGGGGTGCTGGCAGCCCAGTTGGCAAGTGTGCTGCAGGCCATGGACCTGGATGGGGATGGCCGGGTGGATGCTGAGGAGTTTGGTGAGCTGATGCTTCGCCTGCAGCGCTTGCGCCTTGGCGAGGCTCGCCTGCTCAACTATTTGCTGCCAATCGATGCCAACGGCGATGACCGGCTTGATCCGGCCGAGCTCAGACGTCTGCTGGCCAGTGTGGGCGAACGGCCTCTTAATGCTGAGGAGGAGTCCTTTCTCTTCAGCCGCTCTGCCGATGGCCTCACCTGGCTCCAGTTTGTAGACCAGCTGCTACTTACATGA
- a CDS encoding putative selenate ABC transporter substrate-binding protein, which produces MPTRERWTAVMAGLCLALLPAVFPPVPASLLPTAIAQPVLRIGAIPDQNPEKLNRLYGLVADELSQQLGVKVAYVPVTDYTAAVSAFRTGSLDLVWFGGLTGVQASLQKPGAQMLAQRDIDAQFYTVFIANARSGLKPIQSQKGLVTLKGKRFTFGSESSTSGRLMPQYFLAQAGVKLADFAGGAPGFSGSHDATIALVQSGTYDAGAVNEQVWKSSLRSGKANRSKVVQIWRTPSYPDYLWLGQPNLDQRFGKGFSAKLRQSIISWRSTDPEQKQILSLFGAQQFTTVKPGEYKQIEQVGRQIGKIR; this is translated from the coding sequence ATGCCTACCCGAGAACGTTGGACCGCCGTAATGGCGGGGCTTTGTCTAGCCCTGCTACCGGCGGTCTTCCCCCCCGTGCCCGCTTCCCTGCTGCCGACGGCCATAGCCCAGCCGGTGCTGCGCATCGGAGCCATCCCCGACCAGAACCCCGAAAAGCTGAATCGCCTTTACGGCCTGGTGGCCGATGAGCTCAGCCAGCAACTAGGTGTGAAGGTTGCCTACGTGCCGGTCACCGACTACACAGCTGCTGTAAGCGCCTTCCGGACAGGCAGTCTTGACCTGGTCTGGTTTGGCGGTCTCACCGGCGTGCAGGCCAGCCTGCAAAAACCCGGTGCCCAGATGCTTGCCCAGCGAGACATCGATGCGCAGTTTTACACCGTATTTATCGCCAATGCCCGCAGCGGTCTCAAACCAATCCAGAGCCAGAAAGGACTGGTGACTCTCAAGGGCAAGCGCTTCACCTTCGGCTCGGAAAGCTCCACCTCCGGCCGGCTAATGCCCCAGTATTTCCTCGCTCAGGCGGGCGTCAAGTTGGCTGATTTCGCCGGCGGCGCACCGGGCTTCAGTGGCAGCCACGACGCCACCATCGCCCTGGTGCAGAGCGGCACCTACGACGCCGGCGCCGTCAATGAGCAAGTGTGGAAGAGCAGCCTGCGCAGCGGCAAGGCCAACCGCAGCAAGGTGGTGCAGATATGGCGCACTCCCAGCTACCCCGACTACCTCTGGCTGGGCCAGCCCAACCTCGACCAGCGCTTCGGCAAGGGCTTCAGCGCCAAGCTGCGCCAATCGATCATCAGCTGGCGATCCACAGATCCAGAGCAAAAGCAGATCTTGAGCCTGTTTGGCGCCCAGCAATTCACCACGGTGAAGCCGGGCGAATACAAGCAGATCGAGCAGGTGGGGCGCCAGATCGGCAAGATCCGCTGA
- a CDS encoding arginase family protein: MVSISSRSDEFVGLFSLFDQDGDGKISADEVEHVLASMAGVIAIEDRQALRDLVGCDGELELAAFSGWAQGRPGLAVASCLREIFELVDTDGSGSLNFQELEVLLAALAPSCADLPAADRLLAALDRDGDNCISVEEFLQLLEADAVIELSLADLKRLKKTLAQYVNASSRPRVALVEVDCDLGAGTPGAGSGIDLLKQAAARQQGLRQISDRLIEEIKDQTRPGVRAAELGSATATPHARHIETIAGVMRDAAALVASTLERGLFPIVIAGDHSTAASTIAGIRQAHPDRRLGVVWIDAHADIHSPYTTPSGNMHGMPLAIASAHDNTMEAINEPDSTTRLLWQELQCLNGTGYPSITLEDLIYVAVRDTEPAENVTLEQFSIPVITTDDVRRFGPEQAAQRCLDHLSQVELIYVSFDVDSMDSTICKGTGTPVPGGLWADEARQLTRYLLADPRVCCWEICEINPHLDSLNTLAEVSLSVYQDVLEVLDSRL, translated from the coding sequence ATGGTGTCAATATCCTCTCGTTCAGATGAATTCGTCGGTCTTTTTAGTCTGTTTGATCAAGACGGAGATGGGAAAATATCTGCGGATGAAGTGGAGCATGTTCTCGCCAGCATGGCCGGAGTGATTGCTATTGAAGATCGCCAAGCTCTGCGTGATCTGGTTGGCTGCGATGGGGAGCTGGAGCTGGCGGCTTTCAGCGGCTGGGCCCAAGGCCGGCCAGGTTTGGCTGTTGCCTCATGCCTGCGCGAGATCTTTGAGTTAGTTGATACTGATGGCAGCGGCAGCCTCAATTTTCAGGAGCTGGAGGTGCTGCTCGCGGCCCTAGCGCCCTCGTGCGCCGATCTGCCAGCGGCAGATCGGTTGCTGGCGGCCCTCGATCGAGATGGCGATAACTGCATCAGCGTTGAAGAATTTCTGCAGCTACTCGAAGCCGATGCGGTGATCGAGCTGTCGCTGGCAGATCTGAAGCGACTGAAAAAGACCCTGGCTCAGTATGTAAACGCCTCCAGCCGCCCCAGGGTTGCCTTGGTCGAGGTCGATTGCGACCTTGGTGCCGGCACGCCGGGAGCTGGTTCTGGCATTGATTTGCTCAAGCAGGCCGCTGCCCGTCAGCAGGGGCTGCGCCAAATCAGCGATCGTTTGATTGAGGAAATAAAGGATCAGACCAGGCCAGGTGTCCGAGCCGCGGAGCTGGGCTCCGCCACCGCCACCCCCCACGCACGCCATATCGAGACGATTGCCGGCGTGATGCGGGACGCGGCCGCCTTGGTGGCCTCCACGCTGGAGCGCGGGCTGTTCCCAATCGTGATCGCTGGTGATCACTCCACGGCTGCCTCAACCATCGCTGGCATTCGCCAGGCCCATCCCGATCGGCGCCTAGGCGTGGTGTGGATCGATGCCCATGCCGATATCCATTCCCCATACACCACTCCCTCCGGCAACATGCACGGCATGCCTTTGGCCATTGCCTCGGCTCACGACAACACCATGGAGGCCATCAACGAGCCCGATTCAACGACCAGGTTGCTTTGGCAAGAGCTCCAATGTCTCAATGGCACGGGGTATCCATCGATCACGCTTGAAGATCTAATTTATGTGGCAGTTCGTGATACGGAACCGGCAGAAAATGTCACACTTGAGCAGTTCTCTATCCCGGTTATTACGACGGATGATGTTCGGCGATTCGGACCAGAGCAGGCAGCTCAGCGCTGCTTAGACCATCTCAGCCAAGTCGAATTAATCTATGTGAGCTTCGATGTGGATTCCATGGACTCCACTATCTGCAAGGGCACCGGCACGCCCGTGCCTGGTGGTCTTTGGGCTGATGAGGCTCGCCAGCTCACCCGGTACCTACTGGCAGACCCCAGGGTTTGCTGCTGGGAAATCTGTGAAATCAACCCCCATCTAGATAGTCTTAATACCTTGGCTGAAGTGTCACTTAGCGTTTATCAGGATGTGTTAGAGGTGCTCGACTCCCGCCTCTAG